The following coding sequences lie in one Nycticebus coucang isolate mNycCou1 chromosome 18, mNycCou1.pri, whole genome shotgun sequence genomic window:
- the POLR2A gene encoding DNA-directed RNA polymerase II subunit RPB1 isoform X3: MSVTEGGIKYPETTEGGRPKLGGLMDPRQGVIERTGRCQTCAGNMTECPGHFGHIELAKPVFHVGFLVKTMKVLRCVCFFCSKLLVDSNNPKIKDILAKSKGQPKKRLTHVYDLCKGKNICEGGEEMDNKFGVEQPEGDEDLTKEKGHGGCGRYQPRIRRSGLELYAEWKHVNEDSQEKKILLSPERVHEIFKRISDEECFVLGMEPRYARPEWMIVTVLPVPPLSVRPAVVMQGSARNQDDLTHKLADIVKINNQLRRNEQNGAAAHVIAEDVKLLQFHVATMVDNELPGLPRAMQKSGRPLKSLKQRLKGKEGRVRGNLMGKRVDFSARTVITPDPNLSIDQVGVPRSIAANMTFAEIVTPFNIDRLQELVRRGNSQYPGAKYIIRDNGDRIDLRFHPKPSDLHLQIGYKVERHMCDGDIVIFNRQPTLHKMSMMGHRVRILPWSTFRLNLSVTTPYNADFDGDEMNLHLPQSLETRAEIQELAMVPRMIVTPQSNRPVMGIVQDTLTAVRKFTKRDVFLERGEVMNLLMFLSTWDGKVPQPAILKPRPLWTGKQIFSLIIPGHINCIRTHSTHPDDEDSGPYKHISPGDTKVVVENGELIMGILCKKSLGTSAGSLVHISYLEMGHDITRLFYSNIQTVINNWLLIEGHTIGIGDSIADSKTYQDIQNTIKKAKQDVIEVIEKAHNNELEPTPGNTLRQTFENQVNRILNDARDKTGSSAQKSLSEYNNFKSMVVSGAKGSKINISQVIAVVGQQNVEGKRIPFGFKHRTLPHFIKDDYGPESRGFVENSYLAGLTPTEFFFHAMGGREGLIDTAVKTAETGYIQRRLIKSMESVMVKYDATVRNSINQVVQLRYGEDGLAGESVEFQNLATLKPSNKAFEKKFRFDYTNERALRRTLQEDLVKDVLSNAHIQNELEREFEQMREDREVLRVIFPTGDSKVVLPCNLLRMIWNAQKIFHINPRLPSDLHPIKVVEGVKELSKKLVIVNGDDPLSRQAQENATLLFNIHLRSTLCSRRMAEEFRLSGEAFDWLLGEIESKFNQAIAHPGEMVGALAAQSLGEPATQMTLNTFHYAGVSAKNVTLGVPRLKELINISKKPKTPSLTVFLLGQSARDAERAKDILCRLEHTTLRKVTANTAIYYDPNPQSTVVAEDQEWVNVYYEMPDFDVARISPWLLRVELDRKHMTDRKLTMEQIAEKINAGFGDDLNCIFNDDNAEKLVLRIRIMNSDENKMQEEEEVVDKMDDDVFLRCIESNMLTDMTLQGIEQISKVYMHLPQTDNKKKIIITEDGEFKALQEWILETDGVSLMRVLSEKDVDPVRTTSNDIVEIFTVLGIEAVRKALERELYHVISFDGSYVNYRHLALLCDTMTCRGHLMAITRHGVNRQDTGPLMKCSFEETVDVLMEAAAHGESDPMKGVSENIMLGQLAPAGTGCFDLLLDAEKCKYGMEIPTNIPVLGAAGPTGMFFGSAPSPMGGISPAMTPWNQGATPAYGAWSPSVGSGMTPGAAGFSPSAASDASGFSPGYSPAWSPTPGSPGSPGPSSPYIPSPGGAMSPSYSPTSPAYEPRSPGGYTPQSPSYSPTSPSYSPTSPSYSPTSPNYSPTSPSYSPTSPSYSPTSPSYSPTSPSYSPTSPSYSPTSPSYSPTSPSYSPTSPSYSPTSPSYSPTSPSYSPTSPSYSPTSPSYSPTSPSYSPTSPSYSPTSPSYSPTSPNYSPTSPNYTPTSPSYSPTSPSYSPTSPNYTPTSPNYSPTSPSYSPTSPSYSPTSPSYSPSSPRYTPQSPTYTPSSPSYSPSSPSYSPTSPKYTPTSPSYSPSSPEYTPTSPKYSPTSPKYSPTSPKYSPTSPTYSPTTPKYSPTSPTYSPTSPVYTPTSPKYSPTSPTYSPTSPKYSPTSPTYSPTSPKGSTYSPTSPGYSPTSPTYSLTSPAISPDDSDEEN, translated from the exons ATGTCTGTGACAGAGGGTGGTATCAAATACCCAGAGACAACTGAGGGAGGCCGTCCCAAGCTTGGGGGGCTGATGGACCCACGGCAAGGAGTGATTGAGCGGACTGGCCGCTGCCAAACATGTGCAG GAAACATGACAGAATGTCCTGGCCACTTTGGCCACATCGAGCTGGCCAAGCCAGTGTTTCACGTGGGATTCCTGGTGAAGACAATGAAAGTTTTGCGTTGCGTCTGCTTCTTCTGCTCCAAACTGCTTGTGGATTCT AACAATCCAAAAATCAAGGACATCCTGGCTAAGTCCAAGGGTCAGCCCAAGAAGCGGCTCACGCACGTCTATGACCTTTGCAAGGGCAAAAACATCTGCgagggtggggaggagatggACAATAAGTTTGGTGTGGAGCAGCCTGAAGGCGATGAGGATCTGACCAAAGAAAAG GGCCACGGTGGCTGTGGGCGGTACCAGCCCAGGATCCGGCGCTCTGGCCTGGAACTGTATGCAGAGTGGAAGCACGTTAATGAGGACTCTCAGGAGAAGAAGATACTGCTGAGCCCAGAGCGGGTGCATGAGATCTTCAAACGCATCTCGGATGAGGAGTGTTTTGTGCTGGGCATGGAGCCCCGCTATGCTCGGCCTGAGTGGATGATTGTCACTGTGCTGCCCGTGCCCCCCCTCTCTGTGCGGCCTGCTGTTGTGATGCAGGGCTCTGCCCGCAACCAG GATGACCTGACTCATAAACTGGCTGACATTGTGAAGATCAATAATCAGTTGCGGCGCAATGAGCAGAATGGCGCGGCAGCCCATGTCATTGCAGAGGATGTGAAGCTCCTCCAGTTCCATGTGGCCACGATGGTGGATAATGAGCTGCCTGGCTTGCCCCGT GCCATGCAGAAGTCTGGGCGTCCCCTCAAGTCCTTGAAGCAGCGGTTAAAGGGCAAGGAAGGTCGCGTGCGAGGGAACCTGATGGGCAAACGAGTGGACTTTTCCGCCCGTACTGTCATCACCCCCGACCCCAACCTCTCCATCGACCAGGTTGGCGTGCCACGCTCCATTGCTGCCAACATGACCTTTGCGGAGATCGTCACCCCCTTCAACATTGACAG ACTTCAGGAACTAGTGCGCAGGGGGAACAGCCAGTACCCAGGGGCCAAGTACATCATCCGAGACAATGGCGATCGCATTGACCTGCGTTTCCACCCCAAGCCCAGTGACCTTCATCTGCAGATTGGCTATAAG GTAGAACGGCACATGTGCGATGGGGACATTGTTATCTTCAACCGGCAGCCAACTCTGCACAAGATGTCCATGATGGGGCATCGGGTCCGCATCCTCCCCTGGTCTACTTTTCGCTTGAATCTCAG TGTGACGACTCCATACAATGCAGACTTTGATGGAGATGAGATGAACTTGCACCTACCACAGTCTCTAGAAACACGGGCAGAAATCCAGGAGCTGGCCATGGTGCCTCGCATGATTGTTACCCCCCAGAGCAACCGACCTGTCATGGGCATTGTGCAGGACACACTCACGGCAGTGCGCAAATTCACTAAGAGAGACGTCTTCTTGGAACGG GGTGAAGTGATGAACCTCCTCATGTTCTTGTCCACATGGGACGGGAAGGTCCCACAGCCAGCCATCCTGAAGCCCCGGCCCCTGTGGACAGGCAAGCAGATCTTCTCCCTCATCATACCTGGCCACATCAATTGTATTCGTACCCATAGCACTCATCCTGATGATGAAGACAGTGGCCCTTATAAGCACATCTCTCCTGGGGATACTAAG GTGGTGGTGGAGAATGGTGAGCTGATCATGGGCATCCTGTGTAAGAAGTCTTTGGGCACATCAGCTGGCTCCCTGGTCCATATCTCTTACCTAGAGATGGGCCATGACATCACTCGCCTCTTCTACTCCAACATTCAGACCGTCATTAACAACTGGCTCCTCATTGAAG GTCATACCATTGGCATTGGGGACTCCATTGCTGACTCTAAGACTTATCAGGACATTCAGAACACTATTAAGAAGGCCAAACAGGATGTAATAGAG GTTATTGAGAAGGCTCATAACAATGAGCTGGAGCCCACCCCAGGAAATACTTTGAGACAGACATTTGAGAATCAGGTGAACCGTATTCTCAATGATGCCCGAGATAAGACTGGCTCCTCTGCCCAGAAATCCCTGTCTGAGTACAACAACTTCAAGTCTATGGTAGTGTCTGGAGCTAAAGGTTCCAAAATCAACATCTCCCAG GTCATTGCTGTTGTCGGGCAGCAGAACGTGGAGGGCAAGCGGATTCCATTTGGATTCAAGCACCGGACTCTGCCTCACTTCATCAAAGATGATTATGGGCCTGAGAGCCGTGGCTTTGTGGAGAACTCCTACCTAGCTGGCCTCACACCCACTGAATTTTTCTTCCATGCCATGGGGGGTCGTGAGGGGCTCATTGACACAGCTGTCAAGACAGCTGAGACTG GATATATCCAGCGGCGGCTGATCAAGTCCATGGAGTCCGTGATGGTGAAATATGATGCAACAGTGCGGAACTCTATCAACCAGGTGGTGCAGTTGCGCTATGGCGAGGATGGCCTAGCAGGCGAGAGCGTTGAATTCCAGAACCTGGCTACACTTAAGCCTTCCAACAAGGCTTTTGAGAAGAA GTTCCGCTTTGATTATACCAATGAGAGGGCCTTGCGGCGCACTCTGCAGGAAGATCTGGTGAAGGATGTGCTGAGCAATGCACACATACAGAATGAGTTGGAGCGTGAATTTGAGCAGATGCGTGAGGATCGGGAGGTGCTCAGGGTCATTTTCCCAACTGGTGACAGCAAG GTTGTCCTCCCTTGTAACCTACTGCGCATGATCTGGAATGCTCAGAAAATCTTCCACATCAACCCTCGCCTTCCCTCGGACCTGCACCCTATCAAAGTGGTAGAGG GAGTAAAGGAATTGAGCAAGAAGCTGGTGATTGTGAATGGGGATGACCCACTTAGCCGGCAGGCCCAAGAGAATGCCACATTGCTCTTCAACATCCACCTGCGGTCCACTCTGTGCTCCCGCCGCATGGCTGAGGAGTTTCGGCTCAGTGGAGAGGCTTTCGACTGGCTGCTTGGGGAGATAGAGTCCAAGTTCAACCAAGCCATT GCCCATCCTGGGGAAATGGTGGGAGCTCTGGCTGCACAGTCCCTCGGTGAACCTGCCACCCAGATGACCCTGAACACCTTTCACTATGCTGGTGTGTCTGCCAAAAATGTGACTCTGGGTGTACCCCGACTGAAGGAGCTCATCAACATTTCCAAGAAGCCAAAGACCCCGTCACTTACTGTCTTCTTGTTGGGACAATCTGCTCGAGATGCTGAGAGGGCCAAG GACATTCTGTGCCGCCTGGAGCATACAACACTAAGGAAGGTGACTGCCAACACAGCCATCTACTATGACCCCAACCCCCAAAGCACAGTGGTGGCAGAGGATCAGGAGTGGGTGAATGTCTACTATGAGATGCCTGACTTTGATGTGGCCCGAATCTCGCCCTGGCTGTTGCGAGTGGAGCTGGACCGAAAGCATATGACTGACCGGAAGCTGACCATGGAACAGATTGCCGAGAAGATCAATGCTG GCTTTGGTGATGACCTGAATTGCATCTTTAATGATGATAATGCAGAGAAGCTGGTACTCCGTATTCGCATCATGAACAGTGATGAAAACAAGATGCAAGAG GAGGAAGAGGTGGTAGACAAGATGGATGATGATGTTTTCCTGCGCTGCATCGAGTCCAACATGCTGACAGATATGACCCTGCAGGGCATCGAGCAGATCAGCAAG GTATACATGCACTTGCCACAGACAGACAACAAGAAGAAGATCATCATCACAGAGGACGGGGAGTTCAAGGCCCTGCAGGAGTGGATCCTGGAGACAGACGGCGTGAGCTTGATGCGGGTGCTGAGTGAGAAAGATGTGGACCCTGTGCGCACCACATCCAATGACATAGTGGAGATCTTCACG GTGTTGGGCATTGAAGCTGTGCGGAAAGCCTTGGAGCGGGAGCTCTACCATGTCATCTCCTTTGATGGCTCCTATGTCAATTACCGGCACTTGGCTCTCTTGTGTGATACCATGACCTGTCGTGGCCACTTGATGGCCATTACCCGACACGGAGTCAACCGCCAGGACACTGGACCTCTCATGAAATGTTCCTTTGAGGAAACG GTGGATGTGCTTATGGAAGCAGCTGCACACGGCGAGAGCGACCCCATGAAGGGGGTCTCTGAGAATATCATGCTGGGCCAGCTAGCACCAGCTGGCACTGGCTGTTTTGACCTGTTGCTTGATGCAGAGAAGTGCAAGTATGGCATGGAGATCCCCACCAATATCCCCGTCCTGGGAGCTGCTGGAC CCACTGGCATGttctttggctcagcacccagtCCCATGGGAGGAATCTCTCCTGCCATGACACCCTGGAACCAGGGTGCAACCCCAGCCTATGGTGCCTGGTCTCCCAGTGTTG GGAGTGGAATGACCCCAGGGGCAGCTGGCTTCTCTCCCAGCGCTGCTTCAGATGCTAGTGGCTTCAGCCCAGGTTATTCCCCTGCCTGGTCCCCCACACCAGGCTCACCAGGCTCACCAGGCCCTTCAAGCCCATACATCCCCTCACCAG GTGGTGCCATGTCTCCCAGCTATTCACCGACGTCACCTGCCTATGAGCCCCGTTCTCCAGGGGGCTACACACCTCAGAGCCCTTCATACTCTCCTACTTCACCCTCCTACTCTCCCACCTCTCCATCCTACTCCCCGACAAGTCCCAACTATAGCCCCACATCTCCCAGCTACTCCCCAACCTCCCCCAGCTACTCCCCAACCTCCCCCAGCTATTCCCCAACCTCTCCCAGCTATTCTCCAACCTCCCCCAGCTACTCCCCAACCTCCCCAAGCTACTCACCCACTTCTCCAAGCTACTCACCTACCTCTCCAAGCTATTCCCCCACCTCTCCCAGCTATTCCCCAACATCTCCCAGTTACTCACCAACTTCACCCAGTTATTCCCCTACTTCCCCCAGTTACTCACCGACCTCTCCAAGCTATTCACCTACATCTCCCAGCTACTCACCCACTTCCCCAAGTTATTCACCCACTAGCCCTAACTACTCTCCAACCAGTCCAAATTATACCCCAACATCACCTAGCTACAGTCCGACATCCCCCAGCTACTCACCTACTAGTCCCAACTACACACCAACCAGCCCTAACTATAGCCCAACCTCTCCAAGCTACTCCCCCACCTCACCTAGCTACTCCCCCACTTCACCTAGCTATTCCCCTTCCAGCCCACGGTACACACCACAGTCTCCAACCTATACTCCAAGCTCTCCCAGCTACAGCCCAAGCTCTCCCAGCTACAGCCCTACCTCGCCCAAGTATACCCCAACCAGTCCTTCCTACAGTCCCAGCTCACCAGAGTATACCCCAACCTCTCCCAAGTATTCACCTACCAGCCCCAAATATTCACCTACCTCTCCCAAGTACTCTCCTACCAGCCCCACCTATTCACCGACCACCCCCAAGTATTCCCCAACATCCCCTACTTATTCCCCAACCTCTCCAGTCTATACCCCAACCTCCCCCAAGTATTCACCTACCAGCCCCACTTACTCACCCACTTCGCCTAAGTACTCGCCCACCAGCCCCACCTACTCGCCAACCTCTCCCAAAGGCTCTACCTACTCCCCCACTTCCCCTGGTTACTCACCCACCAGCCCCACCTACAGCCTCACAAGCCCGGCCATCAGCCCGGATGATAGTGATGAGGAGAACTGA